A region from the Halomarina litorea genome encodes:
- a CDS encoding single-stranded-DNA-specific exonuclease RecJ gives MSTAPVPELADRAAACADHLRDAGEVLLASHIDADGLTSAAVAATALERAGIEFEAVFKKQLDAHEIATIAATDYDTVLFTDFGSGQLDDIARHEEQGDFTPVVADHHRPADAETEYHLNPLLFGVDGASELSGAGAAYVLARALGGEANRDLAALAVVGAVGDMQASGGELHGANASIVREGCEAGVLREVTDLALYGRQTRALPKLLEYSSDVHIPGISNSESGSVGFLSDLDVDLKSGGEWRTWVDLTADERQTVASALVRRAVTRGVPAHKVEGLVGTTYTLSGEPEGTELRDASEFSTLLNATARYERADVGLAVCLGDRESALERARHLLTNHRRNLSEGLRWVQNEGITREDHLQWFDAGTHIRETIVGIVAGMAVGSDGVDRGVPIIAFASKSDEETKVSARGTPGLVRAGLDLSRVMGEASRAVGGKGGGHDVAAGATIPASREREFLGHADRIVGEQLG, from the coding sequence ATGAGCACGGCTCCCGTCCCCGAACTCGCCGACCGCGCCGCGGCGTGTGCAGACCACCTCCGAGACGCCGGAGAGGTCCTCCTCGCGTCCCACATCGACGCCGACGGCCTCACGAGCGCCGCCGTCGCCGCCACGGCTCTCGAACGCGCGGGCATCGAGTTTGAGGCGGTGTTCAAGAAGCAACTCGACGCCCACGAGATCGCCACCATCGCCGCCACCGACTACGACACGGTGCTGTTCACGGACTTCGGGAGCGGCCAGTTAGACGACATCGCGCGCCACGAGGAACAGGGGGACTTCACGCCGGTCGTCGCGGACCACCACCGGCCGGCCGACGCGGAGACCGAGTACCACCTCAACCCCCTCCTGTTCGGCGTCGACGGGGCGAGCGAACTGTCGGGCGCGGGCGCGGCGTACGTCCTCGCGCGGGCCCTCGGCGGCGAGGCGAACCGCGACCTGGCGGCGCTGGCCGTCGTCGGCGCGGTGGGCGACATGCAGGCCTCCGGCGGCGAACTCCACGGCGCGAACGCGAGCATCGTCCGGGAGGGGTGCGAGGCGGGCGTCCTCCGGGAGGTGACGGACCTCGCGCTGTACGGGCGACAGACCCGCGCGCTCCCGAAACTGCTCGAGTACTCCAGCGACGTCCACATCCCCGGCATCTCCAACAGCGAGTCGGGGAGCGTCGGCTTCCTCTCGGACCTCGACGTGGACCTCAAGTCGGGCGGGGAGTGGCGGACGTGGGTGGACCTCACCGCCGACGAGCGACAGACCGTCGCCAGCGCCCTCGTGAGGCGGGCGGTCACGCGTGGCGTTCCGGCCCACAAGGTAGAGGGACTGGTCGGCACCACCTACACCCTCTCGGGCGAACCCGAGGGGACGGAACTGCGCGACGCCAGCGAGTTCTCGACGCTCCTCAACGCCACCGCGCGCTACGAACGCGCCGACGTGGGCCTCGCGGTCTGTCTCGGCGACCGGGAGAGTGCACTGGAGCGCGCGCGCCACCTGCTGACGAACCACCGCCGGAACCTCTCGGAGGGCCTGCGCTGGGTCCAGAACGAGGGCATCACCCGCGAGGACCACCTCCAGTGGTTCGACGCGGGCACGCACATCCGCGAGACCATCGTCGGCATCGTCGCGGGGATGGCCGTCGGGAGCGACGGCGTGGACCGCGGCGTGCCGATCATCGCCTTCGCCTCCAAGAGCGACGAGGAGACGAAGGTGTCCGCGCGCGGCACGCCCGGCCTCGTCCGCGCGGGACTCGACCTCTCGCGGGTGATGGGCGAGGCGTCTCGTGCAGTGGGCGGGAAGGGCGGCGGTCACGACGTCGCCGCCGGTGCGACCATCCCCGCCAGCCGCGAACGGGAGTTCCTCGGCCACGCGGACCGCATCGTCGGCGAACAACTCGGGTAG
- a CDS encoding universal stress protein, translating to MYDSILVPTDGSDGANRAVEHALDLAEHYGATVHALYVVDTRKYGEPALSSVDLVIEQLEDRGHELLDELADRADNRGISVEKRVCHGIPHEEIDAYGGTVNADLVVLGYQGQTHRNKMGSVVERVARMGGRPTLIV from the coding sequence ATGTACGACTCCATCCTCGTCCCCACCGACGGAAGCGACGGAGCGAATCGGGCGGTCGAACACGCCCTCGACCTCGCGGAGCACTACGGCGCGACGGTCCACGCGCTGTACGTCGTCGACACGCGCAAGTACGGCGAACCCGCGTTGAGCAGCGTCGACCTCGTCATTGAGCAACTGGAGGACCGCGGCCACGAACTGCTCGACGAACTCGCCGACCGGGCCGACAACCGGGGTATCTCCGTCGAGAAACGGGTCTGTCACGGTATCCCCCACGAGGAGATCGACGCCTACGGGGGCACCGTGAACGCGGACCTCGTCGTCCTCGGTTATCAGGGGCAGACGCACCGCAACAAGATGGGTAGCGTCGTCGAACGGGTCGCCCGGATGGGTGGCCGACCCACCCTCATCGTCTGA
- a CDS encoding MFS transporter produces the protein MGSRDWRVVGSVTAWQTAASLCYYTLFAGTALLREEFGISRTLVGLVLTAAMAGYTLTLFPSGAAIDGYGEKRPLLVSLLGLGAMAVAVSFAPSYLLLLVAAALLGAAYAPAIPGTNRAILTSVPLARRNLAMGIKQVGVTAGSGGAALLVNGLAAVYAWQTGFWVVAAVALLVTLLFVPLYTDDGGDGEAQWPDLRGLGGDPAYVRLVGAGFFVGAGIFTMTGYTVLYVDEAVGTGVAFAGVVLTVAQVTGSVGRLGGGALADRLGGGAQGAGTVMLGQVALAVLVFGALAVGVYSPLVTTALFALLGVSVLGTTGLYYSIMGDLVADEDIGAASAGGQTAVNSGGLLAPPLFGLLADSVGYRAGWALLGGCVVAATLLVLDVRRRT, from the coding sequence CGCGGACGCTCGTCGGTCTCGTCCTGACGGCGGCGATGGCCGGCTACACCCTCACGCTCTTTCCCAGCGGCGCGGCCATCGACGGCTACGGCGAGAAGCGCCCGCTCCTCGTCAGCCTCCTCGGGTTGGGCGCGATGGCCGTCGCCGTCTCCTTCGCCCCCTCGTACCTCCTCTTGCTGGTCGCCGCCGCCCTCCTCGGAGCGGCCTACGCCCCCGCCATTCCGGGGACGAACCGCGCCATCCTCACCAGCGTCCCCCTCGCCCGGCGGAACCTCGCGATGGGCATCAAGCAGGTGGGCGTGACGGCGGGGAGCGGCGGGGCCGCCCTCCTCGTGAACGGCCTCGCGGCGGTGTACGCGTGGCAGACCGGGTTCTGGGTGGTGGCGGCCGTCGCCCTCCTCGTGACGCTCCTCTTCGTCCCCCTCTACACCGACGACGGCGGCGACGGCGAGGCGCAGTGGCCGGACCTGCGTGGCCTCGGCGGCGACCCGGCGTACGTCCGCCTCGTCGGGGCGGGCTTCTTCGTGGGCGCCGGCATCTTCACGATGACGGGCTACACCGTCCTCTACGTCGACGAGGCCGTCGGGACGGGCGTCGCCTTCGCGGGCGTCGTCCTCACCGTCGCGCAGGTCACCGGGAGCGTCGGGCGACTGGGCGGTGGCGCACTCGCCGACCGACTCGGCGGCGGGGCACAGGGGGCGGGGACCGTCATGCTCGGGCAGGTCGCCCTCGCCGTTCTCGTCTTCGGCGCTCTCGCCGTCGGCGTCTACTCCCCGCTCGTGACGACTGCCCTGTTCGCCCTGCTGGGCGTCTCCGTCCTCGGGACGACGGGGCTGTACTACTCCATCATGGGGGACCTCGTGGCCGACGAGGACATCGGCGCGGCCAGCGCGGGTGGGCAGACGGCCGTCAACAGCGGGGGACTGCTCGCCCCGCCGCTGTTCGGCCTCCTCGCGGACAGCGTGGGCTACCGGGCGGGGTGGGCGCTCCTCGGTGGCTGCGTCGTGGCGGCGACACTGCTCGTCCTCGACGTGCGCCGGCGGACGTGA